A section of the Chitinispirillales bacterium genome encodes:
- a CDS encoding outer membrane protein transport protein, whose amino-acid sequence MKKLTFAVILAACSFLFGEAYQVNTLSARQLGMAHTGAGLKLGSESMHFNPGALGFLDSKFDASGGVTMIIPKVQFWGVNGHATPENNPSTPVYFYAAGNIKRLISLGLSFTTPYGNSASWDKNWEGAGLIQDISLKVFALQPTFAVNILDKVSVGAGPTINFGNFEQSKQLAPIKSLEAYRPLAYYDSDVGQILDRNKDGVNLELSGKADVAVGVNAGILFEAIKDKLAFGVSYRSGVKAKVSKGDAKIAAGNDIDSLNRIISRINSSSPEPAAPNIPPELTMFNSKTFEAELPLPANMNVGVSFRPVEKLLLDFDLQWVNWGAYDKLNLVFHNITTVVNPKKYENTFAYRLGTQIGLHEKFDLRFGIYYDQTPVPDDFLNPETPSTNKLGVTTGGSFRPVEMLSIDFAFLYSHGFNRDGSCPNPPGRFSGGYKVEAFVPSIGLSFKF is encoded by the coding sequence ATGAAAAAATTAACTTTTGCCGTTATTCTGGCGGCGTGCTCGTTTCTGTTTGGGGAAGCGTATCAGGTAAATACTCTCAGTGCAAGGCAGCTTGGGATGGCGCATACGGGCGCCGGACTTAAACTTGGCTCGGAAAGTATGCACTTTAATCCGGGTGCGCTTGGATTTTTAGACAGTAAATTTGACGCTTCCGGCGGTGTGACTATGATTATTCCTAAAGTACAGTTTTGGGGTGTAAACGGACATGCGACGCCTGAAAATAATCCTTCGACGCCTGTTTATTTCTATGCCGCCGGAAATATTAAACGCTTAATTTCTTTAGGGCTTTCTTTTACGACTCCCTACGGAAATTCGGCGAGTTGGGATAAAAATTGGGAAGGGGCGGGACTTATTCAGGATATTTCTTTGAAAGTTTTCGCCTTACAGCCGACTTTTGCGGTTAATATTCTCGACAAAGTGAGTGTCGGCGCCGGTCCGACGATTAATTTCGGAAATTTTGAGCAAAGCAAACAACTCGCTCCTATAAAATCGCTTGAAGCTTATAGACCGCTTGCTTACTATGATTCGGACGTAGGCCAAATTCTCGACAGAAACAAAGACGGCGTTAATTTGGAACTTTCCGGTAAGGCGGATGTCGCCGTAGGCGTAAATGCCGGTATTTTGTTTGAAGCGATTAAAGATAAACTTGCGTTCGGCGTTTCTTACCGTTCCGGCGTAAAAGCAAAAGTCAGCAAAGGCGACGCGAAAATCGCCGCCGGAAACGATATCGACTCTTTGAATCGAATAATCAGCAGAATTAATAGTTCGTCGCCTGAACCGGCGGCTCCGAACATTCCACCGGAACTTACAATGTTTAACTCAAAAACGTTTGAAGCGGAACTTCCTTTACCGGCGAATATGAATGTCGGCGTTTCGTTCAGACCTGTTGAAAAACTGCTTCTTGATTTTGATTTGCAGTGGGTAAACTGGGGCGCTTACGATAAACTTAATTTGGTATTCCACAATATTACTACGGTGGTCAATCCCAAGAAATACGAAAATACTTTTGCTTATCGTTTGGGTACACAGATAGGGCTTCACGAAAAATTTGATTTGCGTTTTGGAATTTATTATGACCAAACGCCTGTTCCTGACGACTTTTTAAATCCGGAAACACCCAGTACAAACAAATTGGGAGTTACGACAGGCGGTTCGTTTCGTCCCGTTGAAATGTTGTCGATCGATTTTGCGTTTCTTTATTCTCACGGATTTAACAGAGACGGTTCTTGCCCTAATCCTCCCGGTAGATTTAGCGGCGGATATAAAGTCGAGGCGTTTGTGCCGTCTATAGGTTTAAGTTTCAAGTTTTAG